The stretch of DNA CGCAGATGTTGAGCTCAAGCATCTTCACGCTTGCCAGTATGCGTTTCGCGTTTCTCCTCACGGCCTCCACGTCTCCCGCGGAATCGATCAGGTCCTGCACCATCTCCCTGAGAGCCTCCACCTTCCTGTCCATCTCAGCTATCTTCGCATCATCCATCATGGTCATCTCCTAGACATAATAATGGTTCAAAAGTTCAAGGTTCAAGGTTCAAGGCAACAGACCGGGGCAAACCCCTCTTCTTTCCATCCCGCTCGTGGTCTGTCTCTCCGGCGAAGGCCGGAATGACCGGGAACGTTCTTGTCGGCAGCTTGTCGTGGCACGAAACACGCAACCTGAAACCATCTTCTTCGTCTTCCCTTGAACCCTTGAACTCTTGAACGCTGAAACCCTCTTTTTAGTGTTTCCTGAGGTCTCTGAACCTCTTTGCCTTAACCTCGTACCTCGGCACCGCGCCGAAGGGGTGGACGGTGATCTTGAAGCCCAGGTTCACCCGGACGCGCAACTGGTCTTTCAGGCGGCCGAGGACCTCCTCCTGTTTCGTCTCCATCCCCGGCATCATCTCTATCTCGAGGAGGATGTCGTCGATGTCTCCCCTCTTGGTCACCGTCACCTGATAGTCGTTGCCGATCTCCGGGATGCTCCTCACCACCTCCTCGATGGCCGTCGGTGCCAGGAGCACGCCCTTCACCTTCGTGATGTCGTCGACCCTGCCTACCACTCCGCCGTCGATCATCCTGAAGGTCCGGCCGCACTCGCAGTCACGGTCGGACCACCGGATGACGTCCTTGGAATCGAAACGTATGCAAGGTTTTGCGATCCTGTCGAAGGCCGTTATGACCATCTTGCCGTTCTTTCCCGGGGTGTCTATGATCTCGCCCGTCTCGACGTCCTCGATCTCGACGAGAAAGAAGGCGTCATTGACGTGAAGCCCCCCCGACTGCGCGAGACACTCGTAGCTCCATGCCCCGATCTCCGTGGCTCCTACATGGTCGTAGACCTTTGCGTTCCAGGCCTCCTCGATGCGTTTCTTGGTCGCCGGAATGCTGGCGCCGGGTTCGCCGGCGCAGGTTATCCTTTGTATGCTGAGGTCCCGGGTCGGGTCGATGCCCATTTTCCGCGCCGTGTCGGCCATCCCCAGGACGTATGTCGGGGTCGCCATGAACGCCGTGCACTGAAGCTCCTGCATCTTGAGGATGCGCGCCTCGGTGTCAAGGACACCGCCCGGTACGACCTCACAGCCTATCTTCTCCAGCGCGTAGTGCCCGGCCCAGAAGGCGACGAATATATTGTAGCCGAAAGGCAGAAAAACCCTGTCCGACGTCCTGTATCCTTGAGAGTAAAGTATGTATGACCAGCATTCGGACCACCATTCCCAGTCCTGCCATGTATCGGCCTGATAGACGGGAGTGCCCGTCGTGCCGCTCGTTTGCCTGAACTCCGTCACTTCGTCGAGGGGGACGGTGAGGATATCCCCGTAGGGAAAGGGCGGATTCTCCTGTACCTTTCTCAGCATCCCCTTGTCCGTTTTCGGGACCTTCGCGACGTCCTCGAAGGTCTTGATATCGCCGGGTTCCATGCCGGCGGCGCTGTAAAGCCTCCGGTAGAAAGGCGAGTTCTCATACGCGTACTCCACTGCTCTCTTGAATTTCCTGAG from Syntrophorhabdus sp. encodes:
- a CDS encoding phenylacetate--CoA ligase, producing the protein MAHQMNSYWNPILETMPREKLRQLQLRKFKRAVEYAYENSPFYRRLYSAAGMEPGDIKTFEDVAKVPKTDKGMLRKVQENPPFPYGDILTVPLDEVTEFRQTSGTTGTPVYQADTWQDWEWWSECWSYILYSQGYRTSDRVFLPFGYNIFVAFWAGHYALEKIGCEVVPGGVLDTEARILKMQELQCTAFMATPTYVLGMADTARKMGIDPTRDLSIQRITCAGEPGASIPATKKRIEEAWNAKVYDHVGATEIGAWSYECLAQSGGLHVNDAFFLVEIEDVETGEIIDTPGKNGKMVITAFDRIAKPCIRFDSKDVIRWSDRDCECGRTFRMIDGGVVGRVDDITKVKGVLLAPTAIEEVVRSIPEIGNDYQVTVTKRGDIDDILLEIEMMPGMETKQEEVLGRLKDQLRVRVNLGFKITVHPFGAVPRYEVKAKRFRDLRKH